Genomic segment of Natronoarchaeum philippinense:
CGGAGACGATCCTGAGCCGCTGCATCGAGGCCGGGATCGCTCAGGAGTACTCCTGCCGGGTCGGGATGTGTCTGGCCTGCTCCGCGAAGATCGTCGAGGGCGAGGTCACCCAGCCCGCCGCCCGCGGCCTGACCGACGAGGAGGCCGAGGAGTACGCGCTGACCTGCATGGCCCGCCCGAACTCCGATCTCAAACTCGACCGCGGCAAGTACCCGCCGAGCATCGAGGACGACGCCGTCGTCGCCGGCGATTCCGACGCGACCGCCACCGCGGACGACTGACGCCGACCGTTCTTCTCGCCGTTTCCTCGTCCAACAGCGACGCCGTCAGCCGGCGTCTGCCACCGCGCAGTTGTTCGGCCCCAGCTCCGCCTCGAACGCCTCTTCGTCGGGTAGTTCGTCGCGCCCGAGGTTCGCCGCGACGATCTGCTCGTGGTTGGCCGGTCGCGGCGATAGGTTCTCGACGGCAAACTCGACGAACGACTCGCGGTCCATCGACAGCGCGTCGAGCCTGTCTGCGAGGTCGCCGAGGCGTGCCGTGAACAGGTCGTCCTCGCCCGCCTCGTCGGCGTCGCCGTAGTGGCCCGGCGCGACGAGCGTGTCGTCGGGCAGATCGAGCAGGCGCTCGTGGAGCGTGTCGTAGAGATCGGCGGCGAGATCGCGGGCGCCGTCCGCGCCGCGTTCGAGATCCGGCCGGCCGACGCCGTCGAGAAAGAGCGTGTCGGCCGAAAACAGCGTCCCCCCGACGCGCAGAACGCACAACTCGCTGGTGTGGCCCGGCGCGTGGATCGCCTCGATGTCGGCGTCCCCGACCCGAAGGCGGTCGCCGTCCTCGTACAGATTCGCCTCGAACGCCAACCCGCGGTCCTCGGCGCCGGCGGGCAGCCACGCCGCGGCGTCCGCGGCGTCGGCGACGGCCCGGACGCCGCTGACGTGGTCGGCGTGGACGTGCGTGTCGACGGCGGCGACGAGGTCGGCGCCACGGTCCTCGGCGTCGGCCACGTACCGCCCGGCGAACGCCCGCAGCGGGTCGATCACCGCCGCTTCGTCGCCGCTGACCACTAGATAGCCCAGACAGCCGCTGGCCGGTCGGCGGTACTGGAGCACCTCGGCGTCGGCGTCGATAGCGAGTTCGTCGGCGTCGTAGACGCGCGCCCAGCCGTTCATCCCCTCGGCGAGGTTGACCGCGTCGACGCCGGCGTCGCGGAGTTGGCCTGCGATCTCGTCGCTGGCTCGGCCGCGGGCGCAGACGACGGTGATCGGCTCGGCGAGGTCGTCGACGAGGTCGGCCGTCGTGCCCTGAATCTCGGCCTGCACGAATCGCATCTCAGGGATCTGGACGGCGTCGACGCCGTCGCCGTCGATGTGCCACGCCTCGAACTCGTCGCGGTCCCGCACGTCGAGGACGCTCACGCCCTCGCC
This window contains:
- a CDS encoding 2Fe-2S iron-sulfur cluster-binding protein — encoded protein: MTDYTVEFVGTGEEVTVSDTETILSRCIEAGIAQEYSCRVGMCLACSAKIVEGEVTQPAARGLTDEEAEEYALTCMARPNSDLKLDRGKYPPSIEDDAVVAGDSDATATADD
- a CDS encoding MBL fold metallo-hydrolase produces the protein MATTDESISPDRLYERIERGEGVSVLDVRDRDEFEAWHIDGDGVDAVQIPEMRFVQAEIQGTTADLVDDLAEPITVVCARGRASDEIAGQLRDAGVDAVNLAEGMNGWARVYDADELAIDADAEVLQYRRPASGCLGYLVVSGDEAAVIDPLRAFAGRYVADAEDRGADLVAAVDTHVHADHVSGVRAVADAADAAAWLPAGAEDRGLAFEANLYEDGDRLRVGDADIEAIHAPGHTSELCVLRVGGTLFSADTLFLDGVGRPDLERGADGARDLAADLYDTLHERLLDLPDDTLVAPGHYGDADEAGEDDLFTARLGDLADRLDALSMDRESFVEFAVENLSPRPANHEQIVAANLGRDELPDEEAFEAELGPNNCAVADAG